A single genomic interval of Croceibacter atlanticus HTCC2559 harbors:
- a CDS encoding IS1096 element passenger TnpR family protein: MVYRFRVVLDTVEDVFRDIEILKTNSLEDLHNVITQSFGFDGTEMASFYVSDDEWSQGEEIVLFDMSEGVSKVRMMNETAIEDVFSQSNTKMIYVYDFLSMWTFYVELADISEQAEGVDYPNLMYVHGQLPDSPPDREFEAEDLGGDEYENEFQDDLDIDDYDNLDFDENWN; this comes from the coding sequence ATGGTTTATAGATTTAGAGTTGTACTCGATACTGTTGAAGATGTTTTTAGAGATATAGAAATTTTAAAAACAAATTCATTAGAAGATTTACACAATGTTATTACCCAATCTTTTGGGTTTGATGGTACAGAGATGGCTTCTTTTTACGTTAGTGATGATGAGTGGAGCCAAGGAGAAGAGATTGTGCTTTTTGATATGAGTGAAGGTGTTAGTAAAGTGAGGATGATGAATGAAACAGCTATTGAAGATGTTTTTTCTCAGAGCAACACTAAGATGATTTATGTGTATGACTTTTTAAGTATGTGGACATTCTATGTAGAGCTAGCAGATATTTCTGAACAGGCAGAAGGTGTAGATTACCCTAACCTTATGTATGTTCATGGGCAATTGCCAGATAGTCCTCCAGATAGAGAGTTTGAGGCAGAAGATTTAGGCGGTGATGAATACGAGAACGAATTTCAGGACGACTTAGATATAGACGATTATGACAATCTGGATTTTGATGAAAACTGGAACTAA
- a CDS encoding DUF1456 family protein, with the protein MALTNNDIFKKLRVALKLRDDDIVQICALVDFKVTKSELGAIFRKEDHPKYVECGDQFLRNFLNGLVIHLRGPMPDKREKKTT; encoded by the coding sequence ATGGCTTTAACTAATAATGACATTTTTAAAAAATTACGAGTTGCATTAAAACTAAGGGATGACGATATTGTACAGATATGTGCGTTGGTAGATTTTAAGGTTACAAAAAGCGAGTTAGGGGCAATTTTTAGAAAAGAAGACCATCCTAAATATGTAGAGTGTGGTGATCAATTTTTAAGAAATTTCCTTAATGGACTAGTTATACATTTAAGAGGACCAATGCCAGACAAAAGAGAGAAAAAAACAACTTAA